Proteins found in one Lycium ferocissimum isolate CSIRO_LF1 chromosome 6, AGI_CSIRO_Lferr_CH_V1, whole genome shotgun sequence genomic segment:
- the LOC132059980 gene encoding kirola-like, whose amino-acid sequence MGVKGKLIASVEVKCGGHAVHDLLHTSTHHMPNISSSKISHFEILEGETLKVGSVVNWKYNDDGKDKIAKQVVEAIDVEKKSITWKVIEGDLLELYDSFTIITSGQDEWATCILEYVKKAEDIPEPLILLGWAIHVIKDMEGNLLQ is encoded by the exons ATGGGTGTGAAAGGCAAGTTGATTGCTTCAGTAGAGGTGAAGTGTGGAGGACACGCGGTTCATGATCTTTTGCACACCAGTACACATCATATGCCCAACATAAGCTCTAGTAAGATCAGCCATTTTGAGATTCTTGAAGGTGAAACCTTAAAGGTTGGTTCTGTAGTTAACTGGAAATATAACGATG ATGGAAAAGATAAGATTGCTAAGCAAGTAGTTGAAGCCATCGATGTCGAGAAGAAATCAATCACTTGGAAAGTGATTGAAGGAGATCTGTTAGAGTTGTATGATTCTTTTACTATTATCACATCAGGTCAAGACGAATGGGCTACGTGTATATTGGAGTACGTGAAAAAAGCTGAAGACATACCAGAGCCACTCATTCTCTTGGGTTGGGCCATTCACGTGATCAAAGATATGGAGGGTAACCTTCTCCAGTAA